From Homalodisca vitripennis isolate AUS2020 unplaced genomic scaffold, UT_GWSS_2.1 ScUCBcl_5957;HRSCAF=12943, whole genome shotgun sequence, the proteins below share one genomic window:
- the LOC124373591 gene encoding mitochondrial import inner membrane translocase subunit TIM44-like gives MYHQIIFKPWWSRQIASTSILKLACQPLLHSFPVIQATCPRCYSTPSRRPNFFSQFIENIKQEMAKNKEMKESLKKFREEAQRLEHSEALQKARQKYQAVESEASKTSEVFKEGLGSIKDKVQETLDEVGKTDIAKKAGQIREELGKSARGAAETISESGQKIGKSGAFQTISQTAAAVKQELDTTGMHAHVYRAPEKLRKRVDTDTVQDFKTVQANTEAMGVELHKDSKFYESWQNFKDNNPYVNKVLDWKIKYDESDNPVIRATRLFTDKVSDVMGGLFQKTELSETLTEICKLDPNFDKVQFLRECESDIIPNILESMIRGDLEILKSWCHDGPYNLLSTPIKQAQQLGYRFSSKVLDIDNVDITMGKVMDQGPILVITFTSQQILCVKDAKGTVVEGDPEKVLRVNYVWVLCRDKTELNPKAAWRLLDLSAQSTEQLV, from the exons ATG TatcatcaaataatttttaaaccctgGTGGAGCAGGCAGATAGCATCAACTAGTATCTTAAAACTGGCTTGTCAGCCTCTGTTGCACAGTTTTCCAGTCATTCAAGCCACA TGTCCAAGATGTTACTCAACGCCTTCTCGCCGTCCCAACTTCTTTTCTCAGTTTATAGAAAACATCAAACAAGAAATGGcgaaaaacaaagaaatgaagGAGAGTTTGAAGAAGTTTCGGGAGGAGGCTCAAAGATTAGAACATTCAGAAGCATTACAGAAAGCCAG ACAAAAATACCAAGCAGTTGAATCTGAAGCATCCAAAACCTCTGAAGTTTTTAAAGAAGGTTTAGGTTCAATAAAAGACAAAGTTCAAGAAACACTTGATGAGGTTGGAAAAACTGATATTGCTAAAAAAGCAG GACAAATTCGGGAAGAGTTGGGAAAGTCAGCTAGAGGAGCTGCTGAGACAATATCAGAAAGTGGACAAAAAATAGGAAAGTCAGGTGCCTTTCAAACAATCAGCCAAACGGCAGCTGCTGTCAAACAAGAGCTGGACACTACAGGAATGCATGCTCATGTCTATAGAGCTCCAGAGAAGCTGCGTAAACGAGTCGACACAGATACAGTGCAAGATTTCAAAACTGTGCAAGCAAACACAGAAGCAATGGGTGTGGAGCTCCACAAGGACtcaaaattttatgaaagttGGCAAAATTTCAAAGATAACAATCCCTATGTGAACAAAGTGCTGGATTGGAAAATAAAATACGATGAGAGTGACAATCCTGTTATCAGAGCAACTCGTTTGTTTACAGATAAAGTGTCCGATGTTATGGGTGGGCTTTTCCAGAAAACAGAGCTTTCAGAAACATTAACAGAAATTTGTAAATTAGATCCTAATTTTGATAAAGTTCAATTTTTACGTGAGTGTGAATCAGAtataatacctaatattttagaaTCAATGATCAGGGGTGacttagaaatattaaaatcgtGGTGTCATGACGGACCTTATAATCTGCTCTCGACTCCAATCAAGCAAGCACAACAGTTGGGGTACCGGTTTTCTTCAAAAGTGTTAGATATTGACAATGTTGATATAACAATGGGAAAAGTAATGGACCAAGGACCAATATTAGTGATAACGTTCACTTCTCAACAAATCCTTTGTGTCAAAGATGCCAAGGGAACTGTTGTTGAGGGTGATCCTGAAAAAGTCTTGAGAGTCAACTACGTATGGGTTTTATGTAGAGACAAGACAGAATTAAATCCCAAAGCAGCATGGAGGCTACTGGATCTATCAGCACAAAGTACTGAACAGTTGgtataa